The Saccharomonospora cyanea NA-134 genome includes a region encoding these proteins:
- a CDS encoding DLW-39 family protein, which yields MKKLLALAVVAGGVFFLIKRNRDAKAEADLWREATAPTERPTNGVSPNGSAPAKAGSDAASKN from the coding sequence GTGAAGAAGCTGTTGGCACTCGCGGTTGTCGCGGGCGGCGTGTTCTTCCTGATCAAGCGCAACAGGGACGCGAAGGCCGAGGCGGACCTGTGGCGTGAAGCCACCGCACCGACCGAGCGCCCGACGAACGGTGTCTCCCCGAACGGCAGCGCACCGGCGAAGGCTGGCTCGGACGCCGCGAGCAAGAACTGA
- a CDS encoding DUF3566 domain-containing protein, giving the protein MTPPDNTEQRGSGGADTSTEEVPPWQRVAKDSSTAPSEGDDGATQWLPSQSSQVGAQPSAAAPPQQEAGAGEPVFAQGGAGGLFGQGGAGDQTQQARGAATAGSTRSVSAFRRPGRGPRRANLQVKRVDPWSVLKLSLVLGVALFFVWLVAVGVLYMVLDGMGVWDNLNGTYTSLVANDGAEGELLITAGTVFGAAAIVGAVNIVLISALTTLGAFVYNVCAGLTGGLELTLSERE; this is encoded by the coding sequence GTGACACCACCTGACAACACCGAACAACGCGGCTCCGGTGGGGCGGACACCAGTACGGAGGAGGTTCCGCCGTGGCAGCGGGTGGCCAAGGACAGCTCGACAGCTCCGTCGGAGGGTGACGACGGAGCTACGCAGTGGCTACCGAGCCAGTCGAGTCAGGTGGGCGCCCAGCCGTCGGCGGCGGCACCGCCCCAGCAGGAGGCCGGTGCCGGGGAGCCCGTCTTCGCGCAGGGCGGCGCCGGTGGCCTGTTCGGCCAGGGCGGCGCCGGTGACCAGACCCAGCAGGCGCGCGGTGCCGCGACAGCGGGCTCGACCCGGTCGGTGAGCGCGTTCCGCAGGCCGGGGCGAGGGCCGAGGAGGGCGAACCTCCAGGTCAAGCGCGTCGACCCGTGGTCGGTGCTGAAGCTGTCGCTCGTGCTCGGTGTGGCGCTGTTCTTCGTCTGGCTGGTGGCCGTCGGCGTGCTGTACATGGTGCTGGACGGCATGGGGGTGTGGGACAACCTCAACGGCACCTACACCTCGCTGGTGGCCAACGACGGGGCCGAAGGGGAACTGCTCATCACGGCGGGCACGGTGTTCGGCGCCGCGGCCATCGTGGGAGCGGTGAACATCGTGCTGATCTCGGCGTTGACCACGTTGGGAGCCTTCGTCTACAACGTGTGCGCCGGGCTCACCGGCGGGTTGGAGCTCACGCTGTCGGAACGGGAGTGA
- a CDS encoding TetR/AcrR family transcriptional regulator, translated as MATRGRPRAFDRDAALRTAMKLFWRRGYEGVSVAMLTQELGITPTSLYAAFGSKNELFDEAIELYDAPGTTPTDHALALTPTRTAIEALLRGNADAYTDPTTPPGCMIVLSALNLGAAHDDVGRALAERRNRDRAKIEARIERGIADGDVPAGLDAAGAALYVQTVLHGISIQARDGCTRTQAHTIVDAAMGSWDALVTQPGLRPSGATSAHRGA; from the coding sequence ATGGCGACACGAGGCCGCCCACGCGCCTTCGATCGCGACGCGGCGCTACGCACGGCGATGAAACTGTTCTGGCGTCGCGGTTACGAGGGTGTGTCGGTGGCGATGCTCACCCAGGAGCTCGGCATTACCCCCACGAGCCTGTACGCCGCGTTCGGCTCCAAGAACGAGCTCTTCGACGAGGCCATCGAGCTCTACGACGCTCCCGGCACCACGCCCACCGACCACGCACTCGCCCTCACGCCCACCCGCACTGCCATCGAGGCACTCCTGCGCGGCAACGCCGACGCCTACACGGACCCGACGACACCGCCGGGCTGCATGATCGTGCTCTCCGCACTCAATCTCGGCGCGGCCCATGATGACGTCGGCCGCGCACTCGCCGAACGCCGCAACCGTGACCGGGCCAAGATCGAGGCTCGCATCGAACGCGGCATCGCCGACGGCGACGTGCCCGCGGGTCTAGACGCGGCCGGGGCCGCGCTCTACGTGCAGACCGTGCTGCACGGCATCTCCATCCAGGCCCGCGACGGCTGCACCCGCACACAGGCACACACCATCGTCGACGCCGCCATGGGCAGCTGGGACGCACTCGTTACCCAGCCCGGCCTACGACCGTCAGGGGCAACGAGCGCGCACCGCGGGGCGTGA
- the gvpU gene encoding gas vesicle accessory protein GvpU has protein sequence MGAARPDFLLQAFVDAANQMEDFAMGVTLSVSGGIISGDLVTAPRWMDEVATLVEMEGSEAAFHIANVYREQAAIYKKRAAQNRGEVHGEVTYIHLRDTQWLTQDGHLGPEPGVHWRGLLTEVSGWALGRLPLPSMRY, from the coding sequence ATGGGAGCGGCCCGGCCGGACTTTCTGCTGCAGGCTTTCGTGGACGCGGCGAACCAGATGGAGGACTTCGCCATGGGCGTCACGCTGAGCGTTTCGGGCGGAATCATCTCGGGCGATCTCGTGACGGCGCCACGATGGATGGACGAGGTCGCCACGCTCGTGGAAATGGAAGGTTCGGAAGCCGCGTTTCACATCGCGAACGTGTACCGGGAACAGGCCGCCATCTACAAGAAAAGGGCCGCGCAGAATCGCGGAGAAGTGCACGGCGAGGTGACCTACATTCATCTGCGCGACACGCAATGGCTCACGCAGGACGGCCATCTCGGCCCGGAACCGGGAGTGCATTGGCGAGGTCTGCTCACCGAGGTGTCCGGATGGGCGTTGGGGCGCCTCCCGCTACCCAGCATGCGTTACTGA
- a CDS encoding CsbD family protein — MGGIVMAGGGDKQEGIKGAVEDLKGRAKETAGTFLGNDEMEREGGAQREKGNAQQTAAAKQEQAEQAQREAREAENRERRQQ, encoded by the coding sequence ATGGGAGGAATTGTCATGGCCGGTGGCGGCGACAAGCAAGAAGGCATCAAGGGCGCGGTCGAGGACCTCAAGGGACGCGCGAAGGAAACCGCGGGCACCTTCCTCGGCAACGACGAGATGGAACGCGAGGGCGGCGCGCAGCGGGAGAAGGGCAACGCACAGCAGACGGCCGCCGCGAAGCAGGAGCAGGCCGAGCAGGCTCAGCGCGAAGCCCGGGAAGCCGAGAACCGCGAGCGTCGCCAGCAGTAG
- a CDS encoding FAD-dependent monooxygenase: MTRDAIVVGGGIGGLAAALALHRIGWRATVLERAPEAGEIGAGMSQSPNALRALAELGVEERARSVGVPTHASGNLRLPDGRYLQRAWPNDTTALVAYHRADLHRTLLDALPAGWVRTGSEVTAIRQDGDSVTVACGETELSAELVVAADGIRSTVRGLLWPDAPPPRFLGRTAWLGIAEIADLPGSMTLGPEGYFLIHPISRGRAYWAHVATADEPGVRYAGEKAEVVRRVATWHEPIPQLIAATPDERIIHIDIHDLDPLPTYVRGRVALLGDAAHAMSPDRGQGAGQSIEDAVVLAAALADEPTIAAALARYDTERRPRTQATARGARADGRRTTSRAAHRVLVTMIRLMPAALWRKGIAPEGNPTWRWQPPHLRAPDRPH; encoded by the coding sequence ATGACCAGGGATGCGATCGTGGTCGGCGGCGGCATCGGCGGGCTGGCCGCCGCGTTGGCCCTGCACCGGATCGGCTGGCGTGCCACCGTGCTGGAGCGCGCCCCCGAGGCGGGTGAGATCGGCGCGGGGATGTCCCAGTCTCCCAACGCCCTGCGAGCGCTGGCCGAACTCGGTGTCGAAGAGCGGGCGCGGTCGGTCGGAGTGCCCACCCACGCCTCGGGCAACCTCCGGCTGCCCGACGGCCGCTACTTGCAACGCGCGTGGCCCAACGACACGACCGCGCTGGTGGCCTACCACCGGGCGGACCTGCATCGGACGCTCCTCGACGCGCTACCCGCAGGCTGGGTGCGCACCGGCTCAGAGGTCACCGCGATCCGGCAGGACGGCGACTCGGTGACGGTCGCGTGCGGTGAGACCGAACTGAGCGCCGAGCTGGTCGTCGCCGCGGACGGAATCCGCAGTACCGTCAGGGGACTGCTGTGGCCGGACGCACCGCCACCTCGTTTCCTGGGCCGCACCGCATGGCTGGGCATCGCCGAGATCGCCGACCTGCCCGGCAGCATGACGCTCGGCCCGGAAGGCTACTTCCTCATCCACCCGATCTCCCGAGGCCGTGCCTACTGGGCCCACGTCGCCACCGCCGACGAGCCCGGTGTCCGCTACGCCGGGGAGAAGGCCGAGGTGGTCCGCAGGGTCGCCACCTGGCACGAGCCGATCCCGCAGTTGATCGCCGCCACCCCGGACGAGCGGATCATTCACATCGACATCCACGACCTGGACCCGTTGCCGACCTACGTTCGAGGCCGGGTGGCGCTGCTGGGCGACGCCGCGCACGCGATGAGCCCGGATCGCGGTCAGGGCGCAGGGCAGTCGATCGAGGACGCCGTCGTGCTCGCCGCGGCCCTCGCCGACGAACCCACGATCGCCGCGGCCCTCGCCCGCTACGATACCGAGCGTCGCCCGCGAACCCAGGCCACCGCCAGGGGCGCCCGCGCGGACGGCCGACGCACCACCTCCAGAGCCGCGCACCGGGTACTGGTGACCATGATCCGGCTGATGCCAGCGGCCCTGTGGCGCAAGGGCATCGCCCCGGAGGGCAACCCCACCTGGCGCTGGCAGCCACCCCACCTGAGAGCACCGGACCGCCCTCACTGA
- a CDS encoding cupin domain-containing protein, translating to MAGALERCVGDVGQFADEVWGKRALVHGPTVDGFEDLLSLDGVDELLTEHSLRSPAFRLVREGRTLPLSDYTRTARIGGTPVTGVADPARILAAVEGGATLVLQGLHRYWPPLAGFFRELELSLGHPCQVNAYVTPPGAQGLRPHSDRHDVFVLQAFGSKSWQVWPAPGEGAEADRGAEDVELEPGTALYLPTGTRHAARAQHDVSGHLTVGIHPARWRDLLEAAVTRVLDDPAWTSPLPVRYHRQRDSVVNELGRHLKQLGAQLMATDPSDPVEERVERFLTSRPPMLRGGLSDRLRLSTMDDSARVRRRPGSVCELRAGGAGVLRVLLGDRELRVPDRLEPAIREIAASDGLTVRELADHLDPTSRLVLVRRLVREGLLEVVDA from the coding sequence GTGGCTGGGGCCCTTGAGCGGTGCGTCGGTGACGTCGGCCAGTTCGCCGACGAGGTGTGGGGTAAACGGGCCTTGGTGCACGGGCCGACCGTGGACGGGTTCGAGGACCTGCTGAGCCTCGACGGTGTGGACGAGCTGCTGACGGAGCATTCGTTGCGCAGTCCGGCCTTCCGGCTCGTCCGGGAAGGCCGGACGTTGCCGCTGTCGGACTACACGCGCACGGCTCGGATCGGCGGCACACCGGTGACCGGCGTCGCGGACCCGGCACGGATACTGGCCGCGGTCGAGGGCGGCGCCACTCTGGTGTTGCAGGGGCTCCACCGGTACTGGCCCCCGCTGGCAGGCTTCTTCCGGGAGCTGGAACTCAGCCTCGGCCATCCCTGCCAGGTGAACGCCTACGTGACGCCTCCCGGCGCGCAGGGGCTACGGCCACATTCCGATCGGCACGACGTCTTCGTGCTGCAGGCGTTCGGGTCGAAGTCGTGGCAGGTGTGGCCCGCTCCGGGTGAGGGAGCCGAGGCGGACCGAGGCGCTGAGGACGTCGAGCTGGAACCGGGTACGGCCCTCTACCTGCCGACGGGCACTCGACATGCGGCCCGAGCGCAACACGACGTCTCCGGGCATCTCACCGTCGGGATACATCCGGCGCGGTGGCGGGACCTGCTGGAAGCCGCCGTCACACGAGTGCTCGACGATCCGGCGTGGACATCGCCACTGCCGGTGCGATACCACCGGCAGCGGGATTCGGTGGTCAACGAGCTCGGACGCCACCTCAAGCAGCTGGGCGCCCAGCTGATGGCGACGGATCCGTCCGATCCGGTGGAGGAACGCGTCGAGCGCTTCCTCACGTCCCGGCCGCCGATGCTGCGCGGAGGGCTTTCCGACCGCCTCCGGCTGTCCACGATGGACGACTCCGCTCGGGTGCGCAGGCGTCCGGGCTCGGTGTGCGAGCTCCGTGCCGGTGGGGCCGGAGTTCTGCGGGTCCTTCTCGGTGATCGGGAGCTGCGGGTCCCGGACCGGCTCGAACCGGCGATCCGCGAGATCGCCGCGAGCGACGGCCTCACCGTTCGGGAGCTCGCCGACCATCTCGACCCGACCAGCCGCCTGGTCCTCGTACGGCGCCTCGTGCGGGAAGGTCTGCTCGAGGTCGTGGATGCCTAG
- a CDS encoding SDR family NAD(P)-dependent oxidoreductase: MGPLTGKTALVTGGSRGIGAAIAARLAGDGARVALTYRSSPDRATGVVERIKADGGTAIAVPAAMEDPQQVRDAVAATVEAYGGLDVVVNNAGAFPTGVIDELTLADFEHAVAIHVRAVFAAVHAALPTMGAGGRIISIGSSLVERVPGPGISLYAMSKSALVGFTKGLARDLGPRGITAVVVHPGSTDTEMNPADAPEAEAERAMTALGRYATTDDIAALVAYLAGPGGAYITGTTITVDGGATA; encoded by the coding sequence ATGGGCCCGTTGACTGGTAAGACCGCCCTGGTCACCGGAGGTAGCCGGGGAATCGGGGCGGCGATAGCGGCACGCTTGGCCGGCGACGGTGCCCGCGTGGCGCTGACCTACCGTTCGTCTCCGGACCGGGCGACCGGCGTGGTGGAGAGGATCAAGGCGGACGGCGGCACGGCGATCGCCGTGCCGGCCGCCATGGAGGACCCGCAGCAGGTTCGGGACGCCGTCGCAGCGACGGTGGAGGCATACGGCGGGCTGGACGTCGTGGTGAATAACGCCGGCGCCTTCCCCACCGGCGTCATCGACGAGTTGACCCTGGCCGACTTCGAGCATGCCGTGGCGATCCATGTCCGGGCCGTGTTCGCAGCCGTGCACGCCGCGCTGCCGACCATGGGCGCGGGCGGCAGGATCATCAGTATCGGGAGCAGCCTCGTCGAGCGGGTGCCCGGTCCCGGGATCAGCCTGTATGCGATGAGCAAGTCCGCCCTGGTCGGGTTCACCAAGGGCCTGGCCCGCGACCTGGGCCCGCGTGGGATCACCGCCGTCGTCGTCCATCCCGGGTCGACGGACACCGAGATGAACCCGGCCGATGCGCCCGAGGCCGAGGCCGAGCGTGCGATGACCGCGCTGGGGCGCTATGCCACCACTGACGACATCGCCGCGCTTGTCGCGTACCTCGCCGGGCCGGGTGGTGCCTACATCACTGGCACCACGATCACCGTCGACGGCGGAGCCACGGCATGA
- a CDS encoding sucrase ferredoxin, translated as MDLHESLHGTASTVRRWVLIEEPGPWGPDALRDNRLDPELMSRIREMVRPLRLRVVLIRRVHRRRGASPERRRCLLAWTGSKGGWVEEAVLDAPEQVLELDLEALSHGRSPGLRKVAHPLYLVCTHGSHDPCCAEQGRPVARALADGLPQQTWEVSHIGGDRFAANILVLPQGLYYGRVPPEAAVSLARTHERGEVEVRYLRGRTAYDFGVQAAECLLRRRTGIRGIDDLPLRSARREGDETEAVFTAPQGGRYRVRVRTTADSIDRALTCHARRPSAPPEHELVEWHLETA; from the coding sequence GTGGATCTGCACGAGTCGCTGCATGGCACCGCCTCCACGGTACGCAGGTGGGTGCTGATCGAGGAGCCTGGTCCGTGGGGGCCGGACGCGCTGCGCGACAACCGCCTGGACCCGGAGCTGATGTCACGAATACGCGAGATGGTTCGCCCGCTGCGCCTGCGGGTGGTCCTCATTCGCCGGGTGCACCGCCGCAGGGGAGCGAGCCCAGAGCGTCGACGGTGCCTTCTCGCCTGGACAGGATCCAAGGGCGGATGGGTCGAGGAAGCGGTGCTCGACGCCCCCGAGCAGGTACTGGAGCTGGACTTGGAGGCGCTCTCACACGGGCGTTCGCCGGGGTTGCGCAAGGTCGCCCACCCGCTCTACCTCGTCTGCACCCACGGGTCCCACGACCCGTGCTGCGCCGAACAGGGGCGACCGGTGGCGCGGGCGCTGGCCGACGGTCTCCCGCAGCAGACGTGGGAGGTCTCCCACATCGGCGGGGACCGGTTCGCCGCCAACATCCTCGTCCTTCCCCAGGGCCTCTACTACGGGCGCGTACCTCCGGAAGCCGCCGTCTCCCTGGCCCGAACGCACGAGCGTGGGGAGGTCGAGGTGCGGTACCTCAGAGGGCGCACCGCATACGACTTCGGCGTGCAGGCAGCGGAATGTCTCCTGCGGAGGCGGACGGGCATCCGCGGGATCGACGACCTGCCGCTGCGGTCCGCGCGCAGAGAAGGGGACGAGACCGAAGCGGTTTTCACGGCCCCGCAGGGAGGCCGCTACCGCGTGCGGGTGCGCACCACGGCCGACTCCATCGACCGAGCACTCACGTGTCACGCACGGCGTCCGTCCGCTCCGCCTGAGCACGAGCTCGTGGAGTGGCACCTGGAAACGGCCTGA
- a CDS encoding DMT family transporter, which yields MSPGESRRPQAPRVVVAAWSLVLAAAGLEIFWALALTASEGLRHAGWAVLGIAIAIASLIMLTRALRILPLGTAYTVWVGLGAVGVAAAGALVLDEPLTWPRAACLALIIGGVVGLARTDTPRKPRQQTAVRIEGGGGGG from the coding sequence ATGAGTCCCGGAGAGAGCCGTCGACCACAGGCGCCTCGTGTCGTGGTCGCGGCTTGGAGTCTGGTTCTGGCGGCCGCGGGGCTGGAGATCTTCTGGGCGCTCGCGCTGACTGCGTCCGAGGGCCTGAGGCATGCGGGCTGGGCAGTTCTTGGAATCGCGATCGCGATCGCGAGCCTGATCATGCTCACTCGCGCGCTGCGGATACTGCCGCTGGGCACCGCCTACACCGTGTGGGTCGGCCTTGGTGCGGTCGGTGTCGCCGCCGCCGGTGCGCTCGTCCTGGACGAGCCACTTACCTGGCCCCGGGCAGCCTGTCTGGCCCTGATCATCGGCGGCGTCGTCGGACTCGCTAGGACCGACACCCCGCGGAAACCAAGGCAACAGACCGCCGTGCGGATCGAGGGCGGGGGTGGTGGGGGCTGA
- a CDS encoding GbsR/MarR family transcriptional regulator yields the protein MAERETLLEWAEQVSMYLARDGVPPIAGRVLGWLMVCDPPEQSAGQISAAIGASRASLTSNLRVLSSMGFLTSRTRPGERTVYYRMAEGAWAGVVRRQLASITSFLDITGRGLELVGPDGDRAARVREAHATFEWMAGVFADAPPPPAPGSADGEAV from the coding sequence ATGGCCGAGCGGGAGACGTTGCTGGAGTGGGCGGAGCAGGTCTCGATGTACCTGGCACGCGATGGTGTGCCACCGATCGCCGGGCGGGTGCTGGGATGGTTGATGGTCTGTGACCCGCCGGAGCAGTCCGCAGGACAGATCAGCGCCGCCATCGGCGCCAGCCGAGCCTCGTTGACTTCGAACCTGCGGGTGCTGTCCAGCATGGGATTTCTGACCAGCAGAACCCGGCCGGGTGAGCGGACGGTCTACTACCGGATGGCGGAAGGCGCCTGGGCTGGCGTGGTCCGCAGGCAGCTCGCGAGCATCACCTCGTTCCTCGACATCACCGGCAGGGGGCTGGAGCTGGTCGGTCCGGACGGGGACCGGGCCGCGCGCGTTCGCGAGGCACACGCCACCTTCGAATGGATGGCTGGGGTGTTCGCCGACGCGCCACCGCCACCCGCCCCGGGCTCGGCAGACGGGGAGGCGGTATGA
- a CDS encoding phospholipase D-like domain-containing protein, which yields MSEARYEFHSPLTLLRQWRDRNDGAPLREVLITGYTLDLVFLERHCVSTARALGARITVLGDAHQAVHDPVDVRHAGRTYQHGYAHCGGAFHPKLVILAGDDEVWAAIGSGNPTMSGWGHNHELWLVLRASRGPGPVALRDLAGWLADLPQVVAMPSWIAETLEHVGHTIAPAETDGSLPRLRVFGNLRRSLIEQLPATPVASLRMTAPFFDAQAAAVQALIARFAPDQVTLAVQPNLSQYDGRALDHASAAVPRTEFRFLGEDRTRHGKLVEWTANGDTTALVGSANLSAAAMLTTTAAGGNCELVVSYSVAGSLLPDGARVGRAALVTRNTIPAEPSDARAAALTVFGARRLPDLIRVELATTTRQPITIETSPDGTPDTWIPAHVVTADASTPMTVEFRVPEQLGGAVRAWANVSGTRIISPVVFLTDTNRCLPRDERPDQPKLIRNYELDEVITDPVLASRFSADFLRLLSQIKERRAPVAPLSKNIAVKSSAVGDDRWSIWLDRVERTLGPSLTNLVFPGVVITLPADTATGWTVGPEADETELADDETDEILDDLATDSPTTSAPLVPPSQRQKWRTTMRRLCHAVHSEPPPPLEMRMTVARLYVDLLAAGIWGTDQTWRADLRDIIRSLSPSDDECRTTPSQALSFMSSLTAVCLTLLCQDANLHGGTEHDLIAKAAWNSAREWVPFAEPELVENYLYLPNQPYARVASHAEVTALIELATAAADDPHAELRAAFENEGLAVQHIDRVWVADGQFHNPRRIAARIATLAGPHCVVLARNDRRASLILRENATVVIAESTAPRWRTYRLTPLGTPLSLLAGDEGLPSTRCTHPLQPVPDHVRNLAHNAQVNLPHLMAALHAK from the coding sequence ATGAGCGAGGCGCGCTACGAATTCCACTCACCACTCACACTGCTGCGGCAGTGGCGCGATCGCAATGACGGCGCACCACTGCGGGAAGTGCTGATCACCGGCTACACGCTGGACCTGGTTTTCCTGGAACGGCACTGTGTGTCCACCGCACGGGCGTTGGGCGCCCGGATCACGGTGCTCGGCGACGCCCACCAAGCTGTGCACGATCCGGTCGACGTGCGGCACGCTGGTCGCACCTACCAGCACGGCTACGCCCACTGCGGCGGCGCGTTTCACCCCAAGCTCGTGATCCTCGCGGGCGACGACGAGGTATGGGCGGCGATCGGATCCGGTAATCCCACCATGTCTGGCTGGGGCCACAATCACGAACTCTGGCTCGTACTCCGTGCCTCCCGAGGCCCCGGACCGGTGGCGCTGCGCGATCTGGCCGGCTGGCTTGCCGACCTACCACAAGTGGTGGCCATGCCGTCGTGGATCGCCGAGACCCTCGAGCATGTCGGCCATACGATCGCCCCAGCCGAGACCGATGGCTCGCTACCTCGCCTGCGGGTGTTCGGCAACCTTCGGCGGAGCCTGATCGAGCAGCTACCGGCGACACCCGTGGCGTCGTTACGAATGACGGCGCCGTTCTTCGACGCCCAGGCTGCTGCGGTGCAGGCCTTGATCGCACGGTTCGCCCCCGACCAGGTCACGCTTGCCGTGCAACCCAATCTTTCCCAGTACGACGGCCGCGCACTCGACCACGCCAGCGCCGCCGTGCCCCGAACAGAGTTCCGGTTCCTGGGAGAGGACCGCACCCGGCACGGCAAACTGGTCGAATGGACCGCCAACGGCGATACCACGGCGCTGGTCGGCAGCGCGAACCTCAGTGCCGCGGCTATGCTCACCACCACTGCCGCAGGCGGCAACTGCGAGCTGGTGGTGTCCTATTCGGTGGCGGGCAGCCTCCTGCCCGACGGCGCGCGCGTCGGCCGAGCCGCGCTCGTCACCCGCAACACCATCCCCGCAGAACCTTCTGATGCCCGTGCTGCCGCCCTGACCGTGTTCGGCGCTCGCCGCTTACCTGATCTGATCAGGGTGGAGCTGGCCACTACCACACGCCAGCCGATCACCATCGAAACTTCACCAGATGGCACCCCCGACACCTGGATACCGGCGCACGTCGTCACCGCCGACGCCAGCACACCCATGACCGTCGAGTTCCGGGTGCCTGAACAGCTCGGCGGAGCTGTGCGCGCCTGGGCCAACGTTTCCGGCACTCGCATCATCTCCCCGGTTGTCTTCCTCACCGACACCAACCGCTGCCTCCCCCGCGATGAGCGCCCGGACCAGCCCAAACTCATCCGCAACTACGAACTTGACGAGGTGATCACTGACCCAGTGCTGGCCAGCCGATTTAGCGCCGACTTTCTCCGCCTACTCAGCCAGATCAAAGAACGCCGTGCCCCGGTAGCGCCGCTGTCGAAAAACATAGCCGTCAAGTCCAGTGCAGTGGGTGACGATCGATGGAGCATATGGCTGGACCGCGTCGAACGAACCCTTGGGCCGTCGCTGACCAACCTCGTGTTCCCCGGTGTGGTCATTACCCTCCCCGCCGACACTGCAACAGGCTGGACCGTCGGCCCCGAAGCCGACGAAACTGAACTCGCCGACGACGAAACCGACGAGATCCTCGACGACCTCGCTACCGACAGCCCCACCACGAGCGCCCCGCTCGTGCCGCCATCCCAACGCCAGAAGTGGCGCACCACGATGCGCCGACTCTGCCACGCCGTCCACAGCGAACCACCGCCGCCGCTCGAAATGCGCATGACTGTTGCCCGTCTCTACGTCGACCTGCTCGCTGCCGGCATCTGGGGAACCGACCAGACCTGGCGTGCAGATCTCCGCGACATCATCCGATCGCTCTCACCATCCGACGACGAATGCCGCACAACACCCAGCCAGGCGCTGAGTTTCATGAGCTCACTCACCGCCGTCTGCCTCACCCTGTTGTGCCAGGACGCCAACCTGCACGGCGGCACCGAACACGATCTCATCGCGAAGGCCGCATGGAACAGCGCCCGCGAATGGGTGCCTTTCGCCGAACCCGAACTCGTCGAGAACTACCTTTATCTCCCCAACCAGCCCTACGCGCGAGTCGCGAGCCACGCCGAGGTCACTGCCCTTATCGAGCTCGCTACCGCCGCGGCGGACGATCCCCACGCCGAACTCCGTGCTGCCTTCGAAAACGAAGGACTGGCCGTCCAACACATCGACAGAGTTTGGGTAGCCGACGGCCAGTTCCACAACCCGCGCCGTATCGCCGCCCGTATCGCCACCCTCGCTGGCCCGCATTGTGTGGTGCTCGCCCGCAACGACCGCAGAGCAAGCCTCATCCTGCGGGAGAACGCCACCGTGGTGATTGCCGAATCCACAGCACCGCGTTGGAGGACCTACCGCCTCACTCCACTAGGCACACCACTTTCCCTGCTCGCCGGTGACGAAGGACTTCCGAGTACCCGCTGCACCCATCCACTCCAACCGGTGCCTGACCACGTCCGCAACCTGGCCCACAACGCGCAGGTCAACCTTCCACATCTGATGGCCGCTCTCCACGCCAAGTGA
- a CDS encoding DMT family transporter — translation MAWALLILAGLLEIAWSYALKKAEGLREPGWGITGITLAILSLVLLSLALRELPVGTAYAVWVGIGAVGVALTGIIAFGDRATPPRLALLAAILAGIVGLNLLGG, via the coding sequence ATGGCCTGGGCACTCCTAATCCTCGCCGGGCTGTTAGAGATCGCCTGGTCGTACGCCTTGAAGAAGGCCGAGGGACTGCGCGAACCCGGCTGGGGCATCACCGGGATCACGCTGGCGATTTTGAGCCTGGTCCTGCTGTCACTCGCACTCCGGGAACTGCCGGTCGGAACCGCCTACGCGGTGTGGGTGGGCATCGGTGCCGTCGGCGTCGCCCTCACCGGCATCATCGCTTTCGGTGACAGGGCCACGCCACCACGCCTGGCCCTCCTCGCCGCGATCCTCGCCGGCATCGTCGGCCTCAACCTCCTCGGCGGTTGA